The Citrifermentans bemidjiense Bem genome window below encodes:
- a CDS encoding acyl-[ACP]--phospholipid O-acyltransferase, whose translation MTSNSRSNPLAWLNATQFLGALNDNILKLLIIFFLIGTHGAAEAGAVTAGVGAAFVLPFLILSAPAGSLADKLAKSRLIFGVKLFEAAATLLAVIAFALRLEPLLYLVVFLMGCHSALFAPAKYGIIPELVPKEGLSRANGLIESFTFLAIIVGTALASALTQAAGGRFWLAACACLAVALTGLGSARLMGNTVHCDASRPVALLPTRILKTVNEMRRDRHLMLAVIGLAWFMFIGAFAQLNLIGYGMEELGLTEAQSGYLFLAAAFGIGIGSLLAAKLSGRDVEFGIVPLGATGLTLAPVLLHAVPGNLAASLVIIVGFGVSAGVFSLPLQTFIQLRADDSNQGEVLAASSFINWVGILAASGLTWLFSGPLGMSAAQGFSLVGAMTLLLTALSFRALPDFLLRFIALVTMRIFYRIRIIGRENLPVEGPALLIPNHVTWADALLLTATNQRRIRFVMERSIYNTPVLNALFRLMGVIPVSSTDGKREMLQFIKSARAALDEGYMVCIFAEGALTRNGMLGEFRGGFERIVKDSGHPIVPVYIGGAWGSILSYAHGRLLSRLPALAPYPVTILFGIPMPAKSRAIEVRQKVAELSCDYFESKKEQRRPLPEYFVRTARQQWNRNAIADSSGKNLSYGRTLAGAVALAGKVERELGASVHVGILLPPSAGGALANLAVSLLGRIPVNLNYTATESSFRSAIEQCGISTVITSRVFLEKLPALPRLSGMIYLEDLAPAISGWDKLTAVLKARLFPVRLICRSGAFHPDRTATVIFSSGSTGEPKGVMLSHHNIMSNIEALRMVFRVDLNDNVCSALPFFHSLGFTGTLWFPLVSGFSAAYHPNPMEGEKIAAVAREHKSTLLLATPTFLLAYLRRAKVEDFAALRLVITGAEKLKVKVADAFEEKFGVRPMEGYGATELSPVITLSLPDVEIDGVRQHGSKEGSVGHPIPGVAIKVVDPESGAVLEPGAAGMILVKGPNVMSGYLGRADKSAEVLRDGWYLTGDIGVMDEDGFIRITDRMSRFSKIGGEMVPHGAIEDELHTCLGQTGVLAVTAVPDDKKGEKLVVVYARGATDAVTMQRHLAESALPNLWKPARDCYLEVESLPMLGTGKLDLKGLKELALAGL comes from the coding sequence ATGACATCGAACTCACGCTCCAACCCGCTTGCCTGGCTCAACGCGACCCAGTTCCTCGGGGCCTTGAACGACAACATACTGAAGCTTTTGATCATCTTCTTCCTGATCGGCACACATGGCGCGGCCGAAGCCGGTGCGGTCACGGCAGGGGTGGGCGCTGCTTTCGTGCTCCCCTTCCTGATCCTGTCGGCACCGGCCGGTAGCCTCGCCGACAAACTGGCGAAGTCCCGGCTCATCTTCGGGGTGAAACTGTTCGAGGCGGCGGCGACGCTTCTGGCAGTCATCGCCTTCGCCCTGCGCCTTGAGCCTCTCCTCTACCTGGTCGTCTTCCTGATGGGTTGCCACAGCGCGCTCTTCGCGCCGGCCAAGTACGGGATCATTCCGGAACTGGTCCCCAAGGAAGGGCTCTCCCGCGCCAACGGGCTGATCGAATCTTTCACCTTCCTGGCCATCATCGTCGGCACAGCGCTAGCCTCGGCACTCACCCAGGCGGCAGGTGGGCGCTTTTGGCTGGCGGCATGCGCCTGCCTCGCGGTGGCGCTCACCGGACTTGGCTCCGCGCGGTTGATGGGAAACACGGTCCACTGCGACGCCTCCCGGCCGGTTGCCCTCCTCCCCACCCGCATCCTTAAGACGGTGAACGAAATGCGCCGCGACCGCCACCTCATGCTGGCGGTCATCGGGCTCGCCTGGTTCATGTTCATCGGGGCCTTCGCCCAGCTGAACCTGATCGGCTACGGGATGGAAGAACTCGGGCTCACCGAGGCACAGAGCGGCTACCTCTTCCTGGCGGCGGCTTTCGGCATCGGCATCGGGTCGCTTCTTGCCGCGAAGCTTTCGGGAAGGGACGTCGAGTTCGGCATCGTGCCGCTGGGGGCCACCGGCCTCACCCTGGCGCCGGTGCTGCTGCACGCCGTCCCCGGCAACCTCGCCGCGAGCCTGGTCATCATCGTCGGCTTCGGCGTCTCGGCGGGGGTATTCAGCCTGCCGCTGCAGACCTTCATCCAGCTTCGGGCGGACGATTCCAATCAGGGGGAGGTGCTGGCGGCCTCCAGCTTCATCAACTGGGTGGGGATACTGGCAGCCTCCGGGCTCACCTGGCTCTTCAGCGGCCCGCTGGGTATGAGCGCAGCGCAAGGGTTCAGCCTCGTCGGCGCCATGACGCTGCTCCTCACCGCGCTTTCCTTCCGCGCCCTCCCGGACTTCCTGCTGCGCTTCATAGCACTTGTTACCATGCGCATCTTTTACCGGATCAGGATCATCGGCAGAGAGAACCTCCCGGTGGAAGGGCCGGCGCTCCTCATCCCCAACCACGTGACCTGGGCGGACGCGCTCCTCCTGACGGCCACCAACCAGCGCCGCATCCGTTTCGTCATGGAGCGGAGCATCTACAACACGCCGGTCTTGAACGCCCTGTTCCGACTGATGGGGGTGATCCCGGTCTCCTCCACGGACGGCAAGAGGGAGATGCTGCAATTCATCAAAAGCGCCCGCGCGGCACTCGACGAAGGGTACATGGTCTGCATCTTCGCCGAGGGCGCGCTCACCCGCAACGGGATGCTAGGCGAGTTCCGCGGCGGCTTCGAGCGCATCGTGAAAGACAGCGGCCACCCCATCGTCCCCGTCTACATCGGCGGCGCCTGGGGGAGCATCCTCTCCTACGCGCACGGCCGGCTTCTCTCCCGACTGCCGGCGCTTGCCCCCTACCCGGTCACCATCCTCTTCGGGATCCCGATGCCGGCCAAAAGCCGCGCCATCGAGGTACGCCAAAAGGTGGCGGAACTCTCCTGCGACTATTTCGAATCGAAGAAAGAGCAGCGCCGCCCGTTGCCGGAGTATTTCGTACGCACGGCGCGGCAACAGTGGAACCGCAACGCCATCGCGGACAGCTCCGGCAAGAACCTTAGCTATGGTCGGACGCTGGCGGGGGCCGTTGCGCTGGCGGGTAAAGTGGAGCGGGAGCTCGGCGCCTCGGTGCATGTGGGGATACTGCTCCCTCCTTCGGCGGGTGGGGCACTGGCAAACCTGGCGGTCTCGTTGCTGGGGAGGATCCCGGTGAACCTCAACTACACCGCGACGGAATCTTCCTTTCGCTCCGCGATAGAGCAGTGCGGCATCAGCACGGTTATAACCTCGCGGGTGTTCCTGGAGAAGCTCCCCGCCCTGCCACGACTCTCAGGGATGATTTACCTGGAGGACCTTGCCCCCGCCATCTCCGGTTGGGACAAGCTGACCGCCGTCCTTAAGGCGCGCCTCTTCCCTGTCCGCCTCATCTGCCGCAGCGGCGCATTCCACCCGGACCGGACCGCGACCGTCATCTTCTCGTCCGGCAGCACCGGCGAACCGAAGGGGGTGATGCTCAGCCACCACAACATCATGTCCAACATCGAGGCGCTGCGCATGGTGTTCCGTGTCGACCTGAACGACAACGTCTGCTCCGCCCTACCCTTCTTCCATTCGTTAGGATTCACCGGGACGCTCTGGTTCCCGCTGGTCTCGGGCTTTTCCGCCGCCTACCACCCGAACCCCATGGAAGGGGAGAAGATCGCCGCGGTCGCGCGAGAGCACAAATCCACGCTGCTTCTCGCCACGCCCACCTTCCTGCTCGCCTATCTGCGCCGGGCAAAAGTGGAGGATTTCGCCGCCCTGAGGCTGGTGATCACCGGGGCCGAGAAGCTGAAGGTTAAGGTCGCCGATGCCTTCGAGGAGAAGTTCGGCGTGCGCCCGATGGAGGGATACGGGGCAACCGAGCTTTCGCCGGTTATCACGCTGAGCCTGCCGGACGTGGAGATCGACGGGGTCAGGCAGCATGGCTCCAAGGAGGGAAGCGTGGGGCATCCGATTCCGGGCGTCGCCATCAAGGTGGTGGATCCGGAGAGCGGGGCCGTATTGGAGCCGGGAGCGGCGGGGATGATCCTGGTCAAGGGACCGAACGTGATGTCGGGGTATCTCGGGCGCGCCGACAAGAGCGCGGAGGTGCTGCGGGACGGGTGGTACCTGACCGGCGACATCGGCGTGATGGACGAGGACGGTTTCATCAGGATCACCGACCGTATGTCCCGGTTCAGCAAGATCGGCGGAGAGATGGTGCCGCACGGGGCAATCGAGGACGAACTGCACACGTGCCTGGGGCAAACCGGCGTGCTGGCGGTCACCGCCGTCCCGGACGATAAGAAGGGGGAAAAGCTGGTGGTGGTTTATGCCAGGGGGGCCACCGACGCCGTTACGATGCAGCGGCATCTGGCGGAGAGCGCGCTGCCGAACCTGTGGAAGCCGGCGCGGGATTGTTACCTGGAAGTGGAAAGCCTCCCGATGCTGGGGACGGGGAAGCTGGATCTCAAAGGGCTGAAGGAGTTGGCGCTGGCTGGGCTTTAA
- a CDS encoding amidohydrolase family protein produces the protein MPNDTRKNIIDIHCHTAGIGAGESGCFVSPALMGSWKYWVYLRAFGVTEQELKREGDGLVMRRTSERLAQSERVASAVILAMDGVVDANGNLDRSRTEMFIPNEFVAKETAKYPNLLFGASINPFRPDAIERLERAAESGAVLLKWLPAIQHIDPADERLIPFYLKLKQLGLPLLTHTGKESSFTSAKEELGDPERLRLPLFLGVTVIAAHAASSGKSQGEDNHDRFLRLCREFPNLYADISALTQINRLGHLQRLLKQTELHGRLLYGTDMPLLRTPLVTPFAYSHVLPLRRMVEIARIANVWDRDVALKEALGVPELVFNNVQWMKDTPPLP, from the coding sequence ATGCCGAACGACACGAGAAAGAACATCATCGACATCCACTGCCACACGGCGGGGATCGGGGCGGGAGAGAGCGGCTGCTTCGTGTCGCCTGCCTTGATGGGAAGTTGGAAGTACTGGGTCTACCTCCGCGCCTTTGGCGTTACGGAGCAGGAACTGAAGCGGGAGGGGGACGGCCTGGTGATGCGCCGGACTTCGGAGCGCCTGGCGCAATCGGAGCGGGTGGCATCCGCGGTCATCCTCGCCATGGACGGCGTGGTAGACGCAAACGGGAACCTCGACAGGTCGCGCACGGAAATGTTCATCCCCAACGAGTTCGTGGCGAAGGAAACGGCCAAGTACCCGAACCTCCTCTTCGGCGCCAGCATCAACCCGTTCCGCCCTGACGCCATCGAACGGCTGGAGCGGGCCGCGGAATCTGGTGCGGTGCTGCTGAAGTGGCTTCCCGCCATCCAGCACATCGACCCTGCGGACGAAAGGCTGATCCCGTTCTACCTGAAGCTGAAACAACTGGGACTGCCGCTCCTCACCCACACGGGGAAGGAAAGCTCTTTCACCAGCGCGAAGGAAGAACTGGGGGACCCGGAGCGCCTGAGGCTGCCGCTTTTCTTAGGCGTCACGGTGATCGCCGCACATGCCGCGAGCAGCGGGAAAAGCCAGGGGGAGGATAACCATGACCGCTTCCTGCGCTTGTGCCGGGAATTCCCCAACCTCTATGCGGACATCTCGGCGCTTACCCAGATAAACCGCCTGGGTCACCTGCAACGTCTCCTCAAGCAGACCGAGCTGCACGGCCGCCTCTTGTACGGAACGGACATGCCGCTTTTGAGGACGCCGCTGGTCACCCCTTTCGCCTACTCCCACGTGCTGCCGCTTCGGCGCATGGTGGAGATTGCCCGCATTGCCAACGTGTGGGACCGGGACGTGGCGCTGAAAGAGGCGCTGGGGGTGCCGGAGCTGGTCTTCAACAACGTGCAGTGGATGAAGGACACGCCCCCCCTCCCTTGA